The following proteins come from a genomic window of Salvia hispanica cultivar TCC Black 2014 chromosome 4, UniMelb_Shisp_WGS_1.0, whole genome shotgun sequence:
- the LOC125222124 gene encoding LOB domain-containing protein 25-like, protein MTPRCGACKCLKRKCAEDCPLAPYFPAENPKRFSNVDEVFGGSNVAKVLTELDPSQREAAANSLAYEAEHLLRDPIHSYLRHISNLKQQIDQIHAALDNSKTELATYIDPSAHQQQQQQQRAAQEKEITAIGSYDASDHTQFEHEHDRLDSLFLQQLQQLQDYFEAQQRQAQIPSFQYFVAANVFSSQKGREIRDA, encoded by the exons atgacgcCGCGGTGCGGTGCGTGCAAATGCCTGAAGCGTAAGTGCGCAGAGGATTGCCCGCTGGCGCCGTATTTTCCGGCGGAAAATCCTAAGAGGTTCAGCAACGTCGATGAGGTGTTCGGCGGCAGTAACGTCGCCAAGGTTCTGACCGAATTGGATCCCAGCCAGCGCGAGGCCGCCGCTAATTCACTGGCATATGAGGCGGAGCACCTCCTCCGCGATCCCATCCACAGCTACCTCCGCCATATCTCCAACCTCAAACAGCAGATCGACCAGATCCATGCCGCTTTGGATAATTCCAAGACGGAATTGGCCACCTACATCGATCCGTCCGCGCATcagcagcagcaacaacaacaacggGCGGCTCAAGAGAAAGAAATCACTGCGATTGGCTCTTATGATGCAAGCGATCACACACAGTTTGAACATGAGCATGATCGGTTGGATTCACTTTTTCTCCAGCAGCTCCAGCAGCTGCAAGACTACTTTGAGGCACAACAACGCCAAGCTCAAATACCCTCATTCCag TATTTTGTTGCAGCAAATGTATTTAGCTCGCAAAAGGGGAGAGAGATCAGAGATGCATAG
- the LOC125222123 gene encoding probable serine/threonine-protein kinase WNK11 has translation MTNDAGDEEKEEFVEVDPTSRYGRYDELMGAGAVKKVYRAFDQEEGIEVAWNQVKLRNFADDESMINRLFSEVGLLRQLKNKNIISLYSVWRDEKRNTLNFITEACTSGNLREYRKKHKQVSTKALKKWSRQILKGLDYLHSSEPCVIHRDLNCSNVFINGNIGQVKIGDFGLAVTVGRNHSAHSVIGTPEFMAPELYDEDYTELIDIYSFGMCLLELVTLEVPYSECDNVAKIFKKVTSGVRPEAMKKVKDPELVAFIEKCLAQPRARPSAADLLKDPFFDGIYDDDDEENADE, from the exons ATGACTAATGATGCGGGTGATGAAGAAAAGGAGGAATTCGTGGAGGTTGATCCGACCAGTCGTTACGGTCGCTACGATGAGCTGATGGGGGCGGGGGCTGTGAAGAAAGTGTACAGAGCCTTCGACCAAGAAGAAGGCATCGAGGTGGCGTGGAACCAAGTTAAGCTGCGCAACTTTGCCGATGACGAGAGCATGATCAACCGGTTGTTTTCGGAGGTTGGATTGCTGCGGCAGCTGAAGAACAAGAACATCATCTCCCTGTACTCGGTGTGGCGGGACGAGAAGAGGAATACGCTGAATTTCATCACCGAGGCCTGCACTTCGGGGAATTTGAGGGAGTACAGGAAGAAGCACAAGCAAGTTTCAACAAAAGCTTTGAAGAAGTGGTCGAGGCAGATACTCAAGGGGCTGGACTATTTGCATTCTAGTGAGCCATGTGTAATTCACAGGGACCTCAATTGCAGCAATGTCTTCATCAATGGAAACATTGGTCAG GTTAAAATTGGTGATTTCGGCTTGGCAGTCACAGTTGGGAGAAATCATTCAGCTCATTCAGTGATAGGTACACCGGAGTTCATGGCACCTGAACTCTACGACGAGGACTACACAGAGCTAATAGATATATATTCATTCGGCATGTGCTTGCTCGAGCTGGTGACTCTAGAGGTACCCTACAGCGAGTGTGACAACGTTGCCAAGATATTCAAAAAGGTAACATCCGGTGTGAGACCGGAAGCCATGAAAAAGGTCAAGGACCCAGAGTTGGTAGCATTCATTGAGAAGTGCCTAGCTCAGCCAAGGGCTAGACCCTCTGCTGCTGATCTCCTCAAGGACCCCTTTTTTGATGGAATTTACGACGACGATGACGAAGAAAATGCTGATGAGTAA